TTGATGTACCATTGCCGGGGGGGGTCCGATCAAGGTTGAGCTGAATCTCTTACAGATAGTAGCTTCGTACAACTCTTTTGGGAGTGCTACGGTGAGCATCCTCTGTCTGTATTGGGCGATATGGTCGTCTGGATCGCTGGTAACATCATACACCTTTATGCTGGGAAAAGAGAATTTCCTCGGCATCTCGATCAGGGTGATCTCCTCcgtgaaaggtgtatcggtgTAGGAGTGGGGATTGCTTTTCCCGATCGGGAGAGCTACCCCGGGGAGCCCTTCCACCATGTATTGCATGGCGTCGAGCCTCTTAGAGAACACATGTTCCAGGTAAGCGGTCATAAGAGATGTCGTCTTCATTACTCCCTCGGGTGCTTTCTTACTGAGTTTCGGCTCGGATTCGCTGTCTTTCACGTCGTAGGTATGGGTACCTTTAGCCTTCTCGTGCGCTGCTCCATCTCCCTGCGACGTCGTAGGCGGGAGAGTCGCGTCTCCTCCGGAGTTAGGTGTCTCCAGAGTTGGCATGGCCTGGATCTGAGTCCGAAAGCGGCACTTCTTGTTACTTGCCGTGTTGAGGGCTTGGTTTTCGTCTCGGAGGGTAAGGCTCTCCGGTTCGAGCTGGTTGAGCTTCTCGGCGCTCTGCTTCAGTCGCTTAGAATGTTCGTCGAGCTTCTCCTTCAAGCTTTGGACTTCTGAGGAGAGCTTGGGATTCTCCATGACCTGTTCTCAAGCCATATACAGCTCGGTTACTTTACTTTGTAGACCATCAAGTTGCCTTTGAAGCTCGGCTTATCTTTGGGTAGCTTCGGCTAGCTCGTTCTGCTCATCCACCGCCATTATCACAtagtttagattactcccctccttctacCGCCAATTTTTGTGTAGGATATTTGTGAGTACTATAGAGCGATGGATAAGCATggggtttagtattgttttgcAAGTAATAGGATTGAAGGAGACGCTTTATTAGATAAAAGAGTTGGAACTACAATAGATTggtgtataaaccctagttctagccgcctagctctaatctctaagtctcgaAGTGTCGACCCCTTGTTCTAGGGTTTGGGCTCCCCTTATATAGTCGTCTGTAGGTCGGTCTTGATCGGCCAATATgtttaaactcttccatattcagaAATATGGAAGGATCCCTTtatcggaatattttcatttcctGGAGGAAGGGGGTGGTCCCTGGGACCGGACCCGGAGTGCTTCCCAGCGGGGACCCGGGGCGTCTCCTAGCGGGGACCCAGTGGCCGGTGTCCTGTCTGGGGTCTAgaggaattcaatacctgagtatttttccccaacacttGGTATCAGAATATTTTACAGAGGAAGAACAAGATTGTGGTGCCAGCGCAAGTAACATTGCGTGAGATGATCTTGAATTGGTTACATGGTTCGATTCATGCAGGCCATTCGGGTAGAGATGTCATGGTACAGAGAGTTAAGAGTCTCTTCTATTGGAAAGGAATGGCTAAGGACATACAGGCTTACATTCGAGCTTGTACTATATGTCAGCAGTGCAAGTATGATACAACAGCTTCGCCAGGGTTACTGCAACCATTACCAATACCAGAAGGAGTGTGGATGGATATTTCAATGGATTTTATCGACGGTCTGCTACTTTCCTGTGGACATCCGGTGATATTCGTCGTGGTGGATCGTCTGAGCAAAGCCGCTCATTTCATTCCGTTGAAACATCCCCATACAGCGGCTTCAGTGGCTCAGGCTATTCTTAATAATGTGTTCAAGTTACATGGAATTCCTCGATCAATAGTCAGTGATCGTGATGCGGTCTTTGTCAGTGCATTTTACAAAGAGTTGTTTAAGCTGCAGGGTTGTGCTTTGAATCTATCCCTAGTGTATCACCCGCAGAGTGATGGGCAAACATAGGTGATGCACGACGAGTGATAATCCGCAGTTATGGAGCCATTGGTTGCCTTTAGCTGAGTATTGGTATAATACTAGCTATCATTCAGCGACTCACACTACTCCGTATGAGATTGTTTTTGGTCAACCTCCTCCAATTCATCTTCCGTACTTACCTTGACAAGCAAAAGTCGAGGTTGTGGCAAAGAGCTTATGGGAGAGGGAAGATATGTTGCTCATTTTGAAGTTTCATTTACTGAGAGCACAACATCGCATGAAGCAGATAGACATCGTAGTGAGAGGTCGTTTGAGTTGGGTGATTGGGTGTTTGTGAAGTTCCAACCTTATAGACAACAGTCGGTGGTTCAACGATCTTCTCATAACATTTCATCGAAATACTATGAACCTTACAAGATCATTGATAAGATTGGTCCAATGGCTTATCGTCTTCAGCTACCTTCAGCTTCTCAGGTTCATCCAGTGTTCCATGTTTCACAATTGAAGCGTTTGGTGGGCACAGATACTACGGCTAATCAGCTACATTCGGTGATATATGACATATCGATCAAGGAACCTGAGTTTTGCTTGGCTCGCAAGATGGTGCAGAGGCAAGCCAAGCCGCTACGATGGTACTGGTTTAGTGGAAGAATCAAACAGCAGAAGAGGCGTTGTGGGAGTATTTTTTTGATATGAAGAAGAAGTTTCCATCGTTTGAGTTATAACCTTGTGGTCAAGGTTGTCGGAGGAGGGAAGGTTTGTTACGTGAAAAAAAATGGAGAGGAGAAGTAGAGGTGTCAATAAAGGAGTGGAGGAATAGAGGAGGCCGTTAGACGCGTTAACGGAAAGAACGAGCCAATAGAATAGCGACACGTGTTTAATTTCTATTGGTGTAGTTCGTTTGTTCTGTTACGCGGTATAAAACAGAGTAGTCGTTTTCCTTTGATTCATTTAGAAAATTGAGATTATAATCTTCTTGAACCTTGATACAATTCTGTAATTCAGTTTAGTTCATCTCTGGGAAAGATCGTACTTATTCGGGATCTTTTGCAACTGAGTTTCGATTTGGTGTTTTCAGGAATGGCGAATTGAGTTATAACGAGTCGAGTCATCCACGGGTCAACGAGTCGACGAGTGATAACGAGTTAAACTCGTTATCATCTTAACACCTTCAAACACCTCTCAAAGAAGGATCGGTATATGAGATGAGTGCATTTGATGTAGCACGAAGCAAACCAAATTTCGGGTATGGTGACGCTCCTGTAACAATAAGATTTACCTTTGATAAGATTTCAGCTTCAAACAATTTTCAGCATTACGCTCCTGTCAACAGCATATCTGCACTTAAATGTTAACTATTTATGGTAATAAACTGTTGACTGTTTACGATCGGTGAAGGTGAAGAAAGTTCTTCCTCCAAACCTACAAAATAAAGGTGAGTTAAGAAGATAGAATCTATAACACTTGCTGAACTTAATGCCTAAGTACTGACTGCATCACCGCAGATTAACACATTACCATGGTCATGCTTCTATAACTTGATTGAACTGCATCCATGTGTCCTTgttaaaattcatgttttggTTTTCTGAACTTTGTGtggttttataatttatgttgTTTCAGTTTAATCCATATCTTCATACAGCAGAGTTTCTCTGCACTGGGGTGGTTTGTGGCATTGACACAGCTAATGGCTGGTGCTACATTTCATGCTCCAAGTGTACACGCAAGCTGCAACGTGGATTCTCATCATTCGCATGCCCTGCTTTCATGATGAAAACACAGTGGAGTTGTTAGGTAGTACATTTCATTCTGTATCATTCATCGTTCAGACTTTAAATATGTCACCTTTAGTGGTCTTGCACGTAACAGTTTGTGGTTGTCTACGTGTGGTAGTTACCGTGTTTCCGGTGCATAGGACTGCAGATTTTGTGGCTTTTGACACTGAAATAACGAAGCTTACTAATCTCCGGGCAGGGGAGTATCCCAACTAATGGTAACAACCACAACTTCCTTGGTTGCTTCTTTTTTAATCGCCAGAACCATGATAAATCGCAAAAAATAGTCAACAACGTTAACATGTTCTCCACACTTTGGACCACCATTTTGTAATACCCAgattttttccaaaataaataataaaaataataatcctGAAATCCTCATTTATTAACCCTCATCAATCGTCTCCAAACAccataaatcaaataaatagccataaatccaaataacataataaatcccGAAAATAACGATAAAAGCATAAAAACCGTAagtttgaaaaggaaaaaaataaaactctcAAAGTACTAATCCGATAgaaatcactcctgctcgtcagtctcacctgaaagggagaaagaaggaggggtgagtaacaggggagttaTTCTGTGAGGTATGAGATGCTAAACACACAAACCACTGACTAAGTAAATAAAACTtccactatggaagtttagctctaacatgaatAAACAAGACgcctaaagcatcacacatcacaaacaatgcgatgatagcatatagctagtccatacaccccGCATTCTCCTCATACAGATATACGATAATATAATATGCGTCGCTAGTCTAGACATCTCTAGACCCCCGCAATCCACCAATATGCGTCGATATGCAAACATCTCTGCACCCTGCACCACACAATATACGTCGCTAGCTCAGACGTCTCTGGGCCCCCGTACTCATCCAATATGCGTCGCTAGCTCAAATGTTTCTGTGCCCCGGCACTCTATACGTCGCTAGCTCAGATTTCTCTTGGCCCCCGTACTCATATGCGTCGCTAGCCCAGATCTCTCTTGCCCCTGCACTCATCACACAATCCCTACTATTtaactatgtatatatatatatatatatgtacatcaTCATTtcttaacatcacacaatccaatcaacggttgaatcatctagacccctagttccagtttacaatgaatgagctaactaacaatcaagactcaaacagactcaattcaaacagacggatcatgtttcgaaatCTAAACTACTATAGGGAGAATTCTACAGTGGTACCGGATTTACGGAATAGATCCTCACCTTTGTCACTGGCTGGAATGATCGACGGGAGATGGTCAACTGCAACACGAGAGTCAACGAATTAGGCTCAGATTCTCAGAAAATAAAGTTTCCAAAAATGGAaagtttcctaaaatagaaatgtTCCTAAAATagcaactttcctaaaatagaaacttccctaatataatttatttcctaaattagaaactttcctaaaatattcCTATAACTAGAAATAAGGAGGCGACAAACTTACTAGAAAAGCCCACCGGAAGCTCGTCCAGAAGTCCCGCCGGAAGCTCGTCCAGAAGTCCCGCCGGAAGCTCGTCCAGAAATCTCGCCGGAAGCTCACCCGGAAATCCCACCGGAAAAATTCACTAGTGACTGGTCGTCGGATAATTCAACAACAATTCGTCACGCGCaaagaaatactttgacttgatgagaataaagagaaaGGGTAGAGtttcttatataggagaaggaaAGGGAGGAAGGTTTTCTAATTTCCAATATGGgacaaagttaagaaaaaaaagggtttttgggttttaactaaaaaaaaatacaaacggGCTTCTCCCTCCTTGGGTCACGGTCGTTACACATTTTTACTTGCGTTCTTCTGTAAAAGTGAAAGTGTTAGGCCACTTTTGGTTGTGAAAAATATGGAAGAGATAGTGAAACTATGATGAAGTTGAATGTAGAAAGCCACTCTAGTCCAAGTGAGAGGTGAGAAAATGGCTGCTCGATCTAATTGCTTTACGTTTGGATTCAGATCTTATCCAACTTCTTTCATGGTTTCTCATATAAGGATGAGAATTAGGAGAAGCACACGCCAAGACCAAATCGCTAAGGCTACTTAATATGTGTTTCTATGgaactttattattattattattttattttttgaaacaccTACGGAACATTATTAAGAAAGCACATTTCTCCAGTGGAAATGATCCTCGAGGTTTGAAATCTTCTTCTCAATGTTGTTGTGTAGCCAATTCCTGATCATCTCACTCCTCAACTTCTTAGTTTTATCAATCAAATGTTACTGTCACCGATCTCGCTATTCGTATTGGAGGAGACGCATCTACGCGAGAAAAGGCCAAGGATGCTCAGACCTACGACGTGGAGGACAGCGACTCGGAACCCGAGCCTGATAAGGAAGCATCAGATGGAGCAGCGAGAACGGAATCTCCTATGATCGCTCACCTTCACCAGATGTTCTCCGATAGGCTCGACGCCATGCAGTCCATTGTAGAGAGACTCCCGGGGGTAGCTCCCCCCATCCGGAAGAGCAACCCCGACTCTTACGCCGATACTCCTTTCACGGATGAGATCACCTTGATCGAGATGCCCAGGAAGTTCTCTTTCCCCAGCATAAAGGCGTACGACGGCACCACTGATCCGGACGACCACGTCACCCAATACAGACAAAGGATGCTCGCCGTAGCACTCCCAAAGGGGTCACGTGAAGCTACCATGTGCAAAGGTTTTGGCTCCACCCTGACCGGACCCACTCTGCAGTGGTATATCAACTTACCCTCCAGGTCCATAGCTTCCTTCGCGGTTCTCAGCGACAAATTCGTAGAGCAATTCGCTAGCAGCAGGGACCTGGAGAAAACCTCCGACAGCCTCTACGAAATCTTCCAGCACCGAGCAGAACCCCTGCGAGGctacatagcccgcttcaaTCAAGAGAAGGTGGCAATCCCCGAATGCAGTATCCCCACTGATATCTCCGCTTTCAAGAGAGGTCTACTCCCCGACGGAGACCTCTACAAGGAGCTGACCAAATATCAGTGCAAAACCATGGAAGACGTCCTATCCCGAGCCTAGGCGCATGTCAAATGGGAGGAAGACGTCGCCAGCTAGGCCAAAGCGCAGCAAAAGCCAGATCCCAAGACGATCAGACCAGACCGAACCGAGCGAGACGAGAAACCCTCTCAAAGAACAGCTAGGGACTCCAGAAAACGAAACCGGGGTAGGTACCAGAACCGGCCGATTGAGAAGGCAGAAGGGATGGCAGTGTCCACGTGGCCAGACATATCTCACCTCTCCGTCTCAAGGCCGGAACTGGTCAATGTTCTGAGGCAGATGGGTCAGCAGGTGAAGTGGCCTCAGAAGATGAAAGCTCCCGACTCTTTCCGGAACCCTGGCTTCGGGTGCGACTTCCATCGAGACCACAGTCACAAAACAGAGGACTGCGTCGCACTAAAGATCGACGTCAACAAGCTGCTTAGGAAAGGGCACCACAGGGAGTTCCTTTCCGATAAGGCCAAGAGCCATCTAAGCAAGGAGACAACAGGTAAGCCCACTGAAGCTGCTCCCGTCTCGCCAGCGCGACAGAACCGAGTGATACATGTCATTACGGGCGGTTCAGAAATTAGCGGCATAAGCCATGCAGCTGCAAAGAAAAGCACTTGGAACGCCAAGCACGGCCTAGAGGCAGCCAGGCCAAAACGTCTGCTCCTAGGAACAGACGAGATAAGCTTCACGGCCAAGGAGCATGAGAAAGTCCTCACTCCGCATCACGACGCCCTGGTTATCTCGCTCACTGTAGCGAACTGCTAGGTAAAACAGATACTGGTAGATAATGGAAGCTCcggcaacatcatcttccagtCCGCATACAAGGACCTAAGGCTGTAGGAAGGCGCTCTAACTCGGAGGGTAACCCCCCTTATAGGGTTCAGCGGGGAAGTCAAACAAACCGTCGGGGAGATAGCCCTCCCTGTATAGGAATCAACATGTCAACCAAGTTCCTCGTGGTTGACTGCGACTCGTCTTACAACATGATTCTAGGACGGCCCTGGATTCACAGAATGGGGGCCGTCCCCTCGACTCTTCACCAAATGGTGAAATTTCCTACACCCTGGGGCATAAAGGCGATCATAGGAGATCAGGAATATTTCCGCTCCTACTATCAGACCATTCTGAAGGGaaagaccaaggtcttatagAAATTACAGAACAAACCTCCAGCTCGTCACACCGAGGAACTGGAGGTAGAGGAAATAGACGAGGTGCCATTAACCGAAGGAGATCAGATCCGACATCTCAAGATCGGTTCCAAGCTAACCGAAGGATTGAGAAGAAGACTGGTAGACTTCCTCAGGTCTAACTCCGACTGCTTTGCTTGGTCCCACGCAGATATGCCTGGGATCGATCCGGAGATCATCATGCACAAGCTTTAGGTGGATCCCCTACATCAACCTGTCACACAAAACAGACGAAAATTTTCCCCCGAGAGAGACGCGATCATCAACGATGAAGTCAAGAGCCTGCTCGACGCGGGGTTCATTCGTGAGGTGCAGTACCCAGAATGGCTAGCTAACGTCGTCGTGGTCAAGAAAAAGAACGGGAAGTGGAGAGTCTGCATCGAtttcacggacctcaacaagtCATGTCCAAAGGACCCCTTCCCGCTACCTCATATCGACAAGCTGGTGGACGCCACCGCGGGGCACCAATTGATGAGCTTCATGGACGCGTTCTCCGGCTACAATCAGATACTTATGCACCCGAAAGACCAGGAGAAACATCCTTCATTACGTCCAGAGAGATCTACTACTACAAGGTCATGCCCTTCGGCCTAAAGAACGCAGGATCGACCTATCAACGGCTGGTCAACATGATATTCGCTGACCAAATCAGGAGAACCTTGGAGGTCTACATCGATGACATACTGGTCAAATCTCTGGAAGCGGAAGACCACATATCTCACCTGCAGCAAGCCTTCTCCACCCTCAGGAaatataacatgaagctcaacccggctAAATATAACATGTAACTACAAATTCCTTCAATCGATCTAATCGCGAATCATTTATCACTCAAGATTGTACTCTCTCTCGATCGCGAATGAAAAGAGAAAATAGTACAGAGCGAAAACAAAAGAACACAAGATTTGTTTGCCCAAAATATTGCACTCGATGCGAGGCACTAATCCCTGGGGATAGATCTCAATCCGACAAGCTCCACTAATCTCCAAGAAAATGAGTTCTCCACACATCGGAGAAAGCTCGATGATGATGACGAGTAACATCCGTAACAACCTCTTAACGGCTCTGTTTCTCTTTTATAACCAAGAGATTACAAACCGGAAATAACCGAAAGTAGTAAACCAAATGTATCTGTCTAAACCGACCCGAATTCAATTTAGCTCAAAACACTCGTATTCCAACAGAGTCGCTTCCATTTGTTCATGAGATTAGGTGTAACGGCCCGGTTCCTGGCCCGTAAAATTTCCCAAAGAATATGGGCTTCTCTACGGCCCATTTGGCAAAAACCTAGGGTTTCCCTACCCctttcctataaaaagagatgcagcCTCCCTTTTTGCCTCATCACAAATCtgaagcgaagctctgcagagaaaTCCCGGAGGccgaaaaccctagccgtcgagcTCTCTCCCCTTCTATCCtgcgccgcctctctctcttctctctctctctctcccgcgcgtcgctctctctctctctctctcctcgccgacaccccctctctctcctcgccgtcgcacgctctctctctctctctccctctcgccGGCGCCGTGAAGTGGTGGTGGTGACCAGATCTCAACCTTCTTAAATCCGTGTTTacagatccagatccagatctagacTAAGGTGGAGTGTCTCGAACCCAACCTTCTTTCATGATTCTGTATACTCCTAtatgttggagttaggtttGATTAGACCCTGATTGGGAGTTAGGTTGATAGGACATGGTATtgctaggatgatagatgaatggatcatgatgcataagaaccctcatactgATAAATGGGACTCGATGAACTGAATTGAATTGTTGTGGTGATGATTGATTGGTAGTTGATTCTAGTATGTTTGGATGTGTTGTCCCATGTGTTGTTGTGATTGAAGTTAGGATGCTAGAGAGAAATAAATGCTAGGACGATAGACGAGTAATgattataaaagttattgaagtaGAACTTGAATGCCATGTGTATTGTGTGTAACACCGATAgcgggtggcgtctagtgaattGAGTCCCAAGTACAAGTATGAATGAAAAAGGAAGGTAAATGAGAATGGGAAGGGATAAGTGAAAATGATAAGGAAGTGAAAGGATAAGTAAAAGTATGAGAGAATGATGTTAaggttaagcatgggtgggaaagcatatagagggtctaaggaaagtatgtggggtagtagtccacgctaggtatccataggagatgtggccaatccacaagaatatggaagcacccataggagatgtggccaatccacaagaatatggggtagaagcctagttggggctacccactgttgaaaaggacgaaaagatgaaaaggatgtgcattgtagggtttttagctcatggtcgggtaacagggagttaaaggtgtcataggaTCGAGTCGGACTGGTATGATGAGTCGGTTAAGCCTAGGGTTTgacgtgtgtggcaatgagtgagatcattgtattgattgatcactaggttgttagaaatgaATGGAAGTGAATGTGGAAAATCAATAGATGACGTTAGGAAATGATAAAATGCAttaactgattgtagtggctagtcagtcctagttcccgcatagagtagtatagagtgtcatgcgggcaggctgggCTAGAaccacttcactgagtaacttgttactcacccctccatttccatttttccctgtgcgcaggactgtaagtagaagtatatggatgtgggtgtgacggtatttcaaagaaggttatgcgctcgtctctcgggaccagtaacgggacacgtagggttggctaaatgagtagacacgtgtccataacgccccttcgataaccccggtcggacACCGGGGGATTGGGCtgttacaattggtatcagagcgggttaagATCCCTTAGTTCTGTCCTAAGGGATCGGCATTTCCgacgttttcaaaaaaaaaaaaaaaactcgttttcggaaaaaaaaaaaaaaaaaaaatattatttcgtTATTACTAAGTGTTTTCGGATTGTGAAAGATTATTTGAAAATCCCACTATATCCATACTTCTATTATGGTTCTGATTGAAATTTTATTGCAGGATGTTTTCGCTTGACCATTACGAGTGGAGGATGCCGCGTATGCACTACGGACGGAGGAACACCAGGGAGTATGCCCAAAGGCGTCACTATGACATGGAGGGTAACTTGGTGCTACCCATGTTTCCAGATCCTGAAGAGCAGTACAGGGAGTTTCTATTCAGGTACCCGCACGAGCAGACTGTGAGGCATAAAGTGTTGATGCCACATTTCCAGAGGATGGCTATGGAGGAACGTCTACTGCAGGGCGATGCGAGGTTCCAGCTTGCAACCAAAGAGGGGCCCCCGAGGAAGCGTGGCTGTCCATGTAAGCCGCCAAGTGCAGCAGGGGGACCCCCAAGGGTGTTCACCGGGAAGTGCCAGTGTGGAGTGCTGATCAAGAATGCTCAGGAGGACCGATCAGTCGCTGGATACACCGAGGACTTCATCAACCAAGCCAAGCTGTGCAAACCGAAGAATGCAGAGACGTGGTGCGTATGGTATAAGAGCGGgcttcgtaaggaactccaggCGCAGTTGAGGGGTGTTTTGGAGCCCCTGGAGTTCGCGCTAGTGAGGCGGATGGCAGGCTTCGCCATGGAGGCAGAAGAGAAGATTGCAGCCGATGTGGCCGCTCTCTCGAGCATGGAAGGAGGAAACCCGGGTAGGGACGTCGATAGCTATGAGGTGCCGGTCGGGGAACTCGCTAAGGGAAAGCGGGGGCGTCCGCGAAAACCTCCTACAGTGACATGTGATTGTGACGTACTGGTCCAGATGGTTCAGAAGCCACGAAAGGTGAGAGATTACCTGGAGGAGTTCTTGGATACGGCCAAGAGGTGTCAACCGAAGCCAGCCGAGGAGTGGTGTCATCTGTTTAGGGCTGGACTACGTGGAGATATTCGTGAAGAGCTCGTTGGAGTTCTGGAGCCTCTGGAATTTGCACTGGTGAGAAGGATGGCCAACCAAGCACTGCACGCGGAGGAGTGGCTGGCGGAAAGTGAGGCGGAGGCCGAGTATGATCGCGTCGCAGAGGGCGATGAAGACCTTGGATCCGAGACCCGCTGCCCCTCGCCATGTCAATGTGGCTAGACGATATCCTAGGGACGAATCGTAGGAGTAGGACACGTGTTTCGCtattggtttttatttcatttattggTTATTGGAGTTGGTGTTCTTTCCTTCGTTACGGCATTCTGTGTTTTGTGCAGATGTGCGGAGTTTTCTCTTACAAACTATTGTAGGCCTACTCCTTTTATTTATGACATTCATTCGTTGGTTTTAAAGATTCCAGTAGAGTTATCACGCTTTGTATGCCTCCCTTGATTGTTGTGTGAATGTGTGATTCATTTCGTTAACGAACGATTGGTCTGAAAGATGTGGGCTttggaattcggggacgaattccgaTTAACGGGGGAGGATTGTAACGGCCCGGTTCCTGGCCCGTAAAATTTCCCAAAGAATATGGGCTTCTCTACGGCCCATTTGGCAAAAACCTAGGGTTTCCCTTCCCctttcctataaaaagagatgcagcCTCCCTTTTTGCCTCATCACAAATCtgaagcgaagctctgcagagaattCCCGGAGGCTGAAAACCCTAGTCGTCGAGCTCTCTCCCCTTCTATCCTGCGCCGCCtctccctcttctctctctcccgcgcgtcgctctctctctctctcctcgtcGACACcccctctctctcctcgccgtcgcacgctctctctctctctccctctcgccGGTGCCGTGAAGTGGTGGTGGTGACCAGATCTCAACCTTCTTAAATCCGTGTTTacagatccagatccagatctagacTAAGGTGGACTGTCTCGAACCCAACCTTCTTTCATGATTCTGTATACTCCTAtatgttggagttaggtttGATTAGACCCTGATTGGGAGTTAGGTTGATAGGACATGGTATtgctaggatgatagatgaatggatcatgatgcataagaaccctcatactgATAAATGGGACTCGATGAACTGAATTGAATTGTTGTGGTGATGATTGATTGGTAGTTGATTCTAGTATGTTTGGATGTGTTGTCCCATGTGTTGTTGTGATTGAAGTTAGGATGCTAGAGAGAAATAAATGCTAGGACGATAGACGAGTAATgattataaaagttattgaagtagaacttgaatgcgatgtgtattgtgtgtgacaccgatagcgggtggcgtctagtgaattGAGTCCCAAGTACAAGTATGAATGAAAAAGGAAGGTAAATGAGAATGGGAAGGGATAAGTGAAAATGATAAGGAAGTGAAAGGATAAGTAAAAGTATGAGAGAATGATGTTAaggttaagcatgggtgggaaagcatatagagggtctaaggaaagtatgtggggtagtagtccacgctaggtatccataggagatgtggccaatccacaagaatatggaagcacccataggagatgtggccaatccacaagaatatggggtagaagcctagttggggctacccactgttgaaaaggacgaaaagatgaaaaggatgtgcattgtagggtttttagctcatggtcgggtaacagggagttaaaggtgtcataggaTCGAGTCGGACTGGTATGATGAGTCGGTTAAGCCTAGGGTTTgacgtgtgtggcaatgagtgagatcattgtattgattgatcactaggttgttagaaatgaATGGAAGTGAATGTGGAAAATCAATAGATGACGTTAGGAAATGATAAAATGCAttaactgattgtagtggctagtcagtcctagttcccgcatagagtagtatagagtgtcatgcgggcaggctgggCTAGAaccacttcactgagtaacttgttactcacccctccatttccatttttccctgtgcgcag
This genomic stretch from Brassica napus cultivar Da-Ae chromosome C9, Da-Ae, whole genome shotgun sequence harbors:
- the LOC125592617 gene encoding uncharacterized protein LOC125592617, with the translated sequence MAVSTWPDISHLSVSRPELVNVLRQMGQQVKWPQKMKAPDSFRNPGFGCDFHRDHSHKTEDCVALKIDVNKLLRKGHHREFLSDKAKSHLSKETTGKPTEAAPVSPARQNRVIHVITGGSEISGISHAAAKKSTWNAKHGLEAARPKRLLLGTDEISFTAKEHEKVLTPHHDALVISLTVANC